The Filimonas lacunae genomic sequence GGCCATGCAGAGGTTCCGTTTGTACGGACGAAAAACATATCCGTACGAATATTTTTTCCGTAAGGTAAATTTTAAAGCACGTTAGCCCATATTTTACGTCCGTTCGTCCATTTTTGCTGTGGAATTGACCTGCCATAGGCGTAAGTTTATCCTCAAATAAACCAGGGAATGCGCACCATTTTAATATACGTTGTCCTCTTCTTTTTTGTAGCACAGCCCATTTTGCTAACTGCCCAAACTAAAGCGGATAGCATTAGCCTTATTTTTCCGAAAGCGGTAATTGTAAATAAGAAAAACGAAGTATTACTGGCTTACGATGCTAATAGAAAGGCTTATGAGGTACCCAGTATAGGTACCTTACAGGGGCCGGTTTCTATTAAACAATACCTGGATAAAACGGCAGCAGAGATAGGTGTTACTTTTCAGCGGTTCAGGCTGGGAGGGATGTTCAGTTATATTTTTCCGGATAAATACAGAACTTTTGTGCGTCCTTACTTTGTGGTAGAGGTTACAGGGTATGTCAACGGCAAAGGAGTGGCAGATACCACCTGTAAATGGTTTCCACGTGAGCAGGCTATTCGCCTGATTCCTTATCCCGCATCGGCTTTGATTGTGCGTCAGGTGTTAACGCAGCCACAGAAAGTTTGGGC encodes the following:
- a CDS encoding NUDIX hydrolase produces the protein MRTILIYVVLFFFVAQPILLTAQTKADSISLIFPKAVIVNKKNEVLLAYDANRKAYEVPSIGTLQGPVSIKQYLDKTAAEIGVTFQRFRLGGMFSYIFPDKYRTFVRPYFVVEVTGYVNGKGVADTTCKWFPREQAIRLIPYPASALIVRQVLTQPQKVWAASFEEYGYTNPVDTSKIRFKQLESFYPMN